CGCCCCCAATTACCGCTTCAGCAGCGAGACGATCGCGTTCACTAACTCATCCACATCCACAGGCTTGGCCAAGTGCCGCTGAAATCCCGCTTTCAGAATTTGCCGCTGATTCGTTTCTCCGGCATAAGCCGTGAGTGCGATCGCAGGAATTTCGCTCTTTTGTCGAACCTGCTGTATCAGTTCATAGCCATCGAGGTCGGGCATTGCGATATCGCTGACCAAGATATCCGGGGCAAATTCAGACAGGATTTCAAGGGCTGATGACGCAGATTGAACTCCCCGAACGATCGCGCCTGCTGTTTCCAATAAGAACACCAGAAAATCAAGGTTATCCGCTTCGTCGTCTACGGCAAGAATTTTGAGTCCAGCCAGATCTCCCTGTGATTCTACCGGCTCTAAGGCTGAGCTAGGTTGCTCTAAAGTGTGGGCGATCGGCAACCTCACGGTAAAGATCGCGCCTTGATCTTCGCCTAAGCTCTCAGCAGAGATGGTTCCCCCGTGTAGCTCAACCAAGTGACGAGCGATCGCGAGTCCTAATCCTAATCCGCCAAACTGCCGCGTCGTGGAAGAATCCGCCTGCCAAAATCGCTCGAAAATGTGCGGCAAGACCTCCGCTTGAATTCCTTTTCCAGTGTCGCGCACTTGAATTTCCGCCTCGCTGCCAATCTGGGAGAGTATTACCTCAATTCGCCCCCCGCTCGGTGTGAATTTCACTGCATTCGAGAGTAAGTTCCAAATCACCTGCTGCAATCGATTTGCGTCGCCTCGTACCCTGCCAACCGTTGCACCAAGATTGAAGACGAGGTCGATCGCTTTTGATTCTGCCGCTAGCTGAACGGTTTCTGATGCCGCTGCGATCGTCTCTGCAAGATTGACCCAGTCATTATTTGACATAATTTTGCCCTGGAGAACGCGAGAGACATCCAGGAGATCCTCGATCAGTTGAGTTTGCAGATGGGCATTGCGCTCGATCGTGTCTAAGGCCTGCGGCACTTTTGCAGGTGGGCATTTTCCTGCTTTTAGCATCCTCACCCAGCCTAAAATTGGATTCAGCGGCGTTCTCAACTCATGCGACAGCACCGCGAGGAATTCATCCTTGATGCGATTGGCTTGTTCGGCTTGTTCGCGTAGAAGTTTCTCGCGATCGAGTAACTTCTGCCGTTCCGCTTCACGCTGTTTCGCTTCCGTAATATCAATGACTGTCCCGATCAATCGAATCGCACGTCCAGACGGATCAAAGAGTGCTTTTCCAATCGCTGAAATCCAGCGCTGAATGCCATCTGAGAATCGAATGACGCGATATTCAAGCTTGAGATCTCCGGCGCTGTGCGGTGCGATTGCGGCCTCGACTGCTTGATTACTCCGATCGCGATCGTCGGGATGCAGCAAAGTTTCAAAGCGTCCATAGCTGACTTCTGCGTCGTTCGGCAATCCAAACGTTGCCTTACAGCCGTTATCCCAAGTGAGTTGTTGGGTGACAAGATTAAAATCCCAAGTGCCCAAATTTGCACATTCGATCGCCAGTCGTAAGCGTTCTTCGGCTTCTCGCAGTGCCGCTTCGGTCTGTTTGCGCTCGGTAATATCGGAGAGTGCGCCTAGAAAAGAGATGGGAGTGCCGTCTGCATCGTATTCCACTCGTCCCCGCGCTGCGACCCAGCGTTCCTCTCCGCTTGCCGATCGCACTCGGTATTCTGCAAGATAATCCTCACCCGTTGCGATCGCGGTTTGAATCGCTGCGCTTACGGGTTCACGATCGTCCGGGTGCATTCCATCCAGGAAAAACTTGATCGGCAGTCCTCGCGCAGCGGCTTCCGGGTCAACTCCAAATAAATTGGCAAGTGCTGCATTTGTGAAAGTGAGATCTTCTTGAATTCGCCAGCGCCACGTGTAAATCGATCCCGCCGCTAACGCGGAAGACAAAAGCACGTCAGCTTCTCTTAGATTGGCTTCGGTTTGTTTGAGTTGGCTCAGATCGATCGCAAAGCAAATCCCACTAGGTAAGCCAATACTAAACGCGCCGCCACCGAGCAAAATTGGGATGCGCCGCCCGTCTTTGTGAAGATATTCCTTCTCGAAAGGGGTGCAATATCCTTGAGTGACGCTTTCTGTAAAGGCGCGACTGTCCTGCTCTGCCCACTCTGGAGGCGTTAAGTTTCTCCAACTGAGTTGCCCGGATTCCAGTTCTGAGCGCGTATATCCCACTAGATTGAGGAAGGCATCATTCGCATCGCTGAGGCGCTCTTCTTCCCAAATCGCGATCGGAATCATATTGCACTCAAAGATGCTGCGGAATCGCGTCTCACTGTCACGGAGAGCTTGTTCGGTTTGCTTGCGATCGGTGATATCGGTGACAAAGATCGAAGCTCCCGTGGCGGAGGGATAAACCCGATTCAGATACCAGCGATTTCGGGATGGATAAAAAAATTCAAACTCGATCGTGCGCTGTTCTTGGATGGCTCGGTGATACTCAATCTCGATCGAGCTTCCAAGCAAATCCGGGAACACGTCCCAAAGCCGATTCCCGATGAGTTGCGCTTCGGATCGCTGCAACAACTCGGTTGCTGCTGAATTGACATAGGTATAGCGCCAATCATGAGCGAAAACGGCAAACGCATCGGTAATACTTCGTAAAACCGCTTCGGTTTGCGCTTTTGCGGCTTCGGCTTCTTGGCGTAAAAGCCGTTCCCGCTCGTTGGCTTCTTGCTGAGCTTTTTCGCTGAGTTTTTCCTGAGTGATATCGCGTACTTCGATCACTGTGCCGATCGTTTGCCCTGCTTCTCGAATTGGGCTAGCGGTGTAGGCGACCGGATAAAAGTGTCCGTCTCGATGCACGAACACTTCTTCGCCTTGCTCTTGATTGTTTTGGGGAAACACTTGATCGATCGGGCATTCGCAGAGCGGATAAGGACGACCATCTGGGCGGGTGTGGTGAATCACATCGTGTAGCGCCCGTCCTTGAAGTTCTGAGAGCGCATACCCCGTTAACTTCTCAGCCGCCGGATTCATATAAACACACTGTTGACGCTCATCCATGACAAACAGCGCCAGAGTTGCATTATTACAGACCGTTTCTAAATACTGCTTATAGTATTGGGTGTCCGTTTTGGGTTGCGGTAGTCGCTGGTGTTCGCTGAGGGATCGAAAAGGTTGCGAAGTCATGAAGAGCCGGAATAAATAAATGTCAGGCAAAGGCGAGATTATATCCATCATACGGTAGGCGGTTAGGGGTTTTAGTCCACCGATCGTAGGAGTTCGCCTGCTCTGTGGTTTTAGAGACTGCTTATAAATCAAGTAATCCGGGCGGAGGTGTGATTTCGATGCGATGTCGATCGAGGTCAACAATCGGGACGATCGCTTCGACAAAGGGAATCAAAATTTGCCGATTTTTTCCGTCTTCTATTGTCTTAGTGACTTGCAGTAAGTCATGTCCTGCTGGAATTACATCGCTCACTGTTCCAATCAATTCTTGAGTCGCTTGCTCATAAACGGATAAGCCGATCAGATCCGCAACGTGAAATTCACCCTCTTCGAGTTCGAGTCGATCGGTGTCTGGAACGAGCAGTTTGCAATCTCGCAGCGCTTCAGCCGCGTTGCGATCGTGAATTCCTTTCAGTTGAATCACGTAGAGTCCTTTGCCATCCAGGTAACGCCCAGAGACAAGTTCGATCGGTTCGGGTTCGGTCTGGTTAGGGCGCAAAAGCCAGCGCTGTCCGGGTTCCTCGAAGCGCTCCGGAAAGTCCGTATTGGGATAAACGCGCAATTCACCTTTGAGTCCTTGAGCCGCGACAATTTTACCGATTTCTAAGTAACCCATGCGTTCTATGATCCATAAACTTGCTGTGCGACTTGTGCAAGTCGCTCCATTGCCGTTTGTAATTCGGCATCTGTTCCGGTAAGGCTAATTCTGAGACATTGCTGCTTGTGCTGCCACTCTTCTCGTAAACCTGGGAAGAACGTACTGCCGGGAACGACGATCACGCCGACTTTTTTGAGTTCTTGGTAAAATTCCCAATCGCTTATGGGCAATTCATCCAGCCAAAGCCATGCAAAGATTGCTCCCTCACCTCGATGCAGAAACCACGGCAGCGATCGCGGCAGGGTGCGATCGAGCGTTGCTTCGACGATGGCAATTTTGCGTTGATAAAACGGACGAATCACATTCACGGCAATGTCTGCGAGTTGACCGGATTGAATGGCGCGGGCTGCGATTGCTTGTCCATATCGCGGCGAGTGAATGCAGAGGTTGGTTTGGAAACATTCGAGCGCTTGAATTATGGCGGGTTCTCCGATCGCGATGCCAATGCGCTCTCCGGGAAGTCCTGCTTTCGATAAGCTCATGCAGTGAACCACATTGCCGCCGAACAAGGGTGCCATTTCTGTAAAGTTCAGCGCCGGAAAGGGTGGTGCGTAGGCAGAATCAATCAGAACTGGGACATCATGAATTGCTGCAAGTGAAGTGATCTTATTCACTTCGTCGTTGCTTAAAACGTTTCCAGTTGGATTGCAGGGGCGTGAGAAGATTACACATCCAGTCTGTTCATCAATTTGTAGCTGATTGAAGTTCGGGCGATACTTAAATCGATGATTTTCCTGATCAATTTCTAATTCCGGTTTATACGCGATTAGCGCTTCTGGAGTGAGCGTAACGCCGCCATATCCGGTGTAATCAGGACTCAACGGCAGTACGATTTTTCGGAGTTCTCCGCTTGCGGTATATCCGCCGAACGCATTCGCTGCGTAGAAATAGAGGCTTTGACTTCCGGGCGTAATCAGGACGTTACGATCGCTCAAGTTCAACCCGTAGCGCTGATTAAAGTCTTGAACGATCGCATCGATTAAAGGCTGATATCCCTGGCTTGCTCCATAGCGGCAGACGACCTCGCCATATTCAGGACTAGCCAGTAATTCTGCGGTACAGTCGCGCCAAAGCTGCTCAACTTCCGGCAAAATCACCGGATTTCCTGCACTGAGATTGATAAAGCTCTGTCCGGCTCCTGCGCGAAGCGTCTCAATAATGTCTTTCATAATCGCCCGTACACCAGACAGGCGAGACATTTCGGTTCCAAGTTGACTCAGCGCAGGATTCATCACAAACCGTAAAATTTAGAGCAATCTTGATGCTACCGATCAATGGGCGCGATCGTGCATTAATTTTTGCTGCAATTCGTTCAATAGATTTTGAAAAGTCTGAGCAAGACTCTCAGGGGCTTGAGAGCTTGCAACTGTGATGTGTCTGTCTTGCCTCTAGGGGGAACTGCAAGACCAAAAAAGCGACCCTACTGGGTAGACTGCCAAACTACGTAAGAGCATACTTACGCATTTTCCTCAACGCATCCGTAGATCTGCACAAGTTTAGTGATTTTTGACTCAGTGTTCAGCGAAATTACACCGTTCCGGTTTGCAGATTAGTCGGTAGATCTAAAGTGTCACCGATACGATCGCCGGTATGATACGCCGCTAACAGCACTTCGCTAGTTTTTCCCCAACCGATCGAACCCTCTGCGGAAAGACCGATCGCGCCTAAGTCGCGGCGATTTCGATAGGCTTCACCAAAGGACTTCTCTAGCGAATTTGCCAGCGACTGCCCATCTGTAACCCGAATCACAATCCGAGCGGCTAAACATTCATCGATAATGTCTTCTCCGATCCCAGTACAGCTAATCGCGGCATCTGCGTTTGCGTAATTTCCCGCAGGCATCGCAGAATCACTCACCCGTCCGATCCGCTCAAAGCCTTTACCTCCGGTTGATGTCCCAACGGCAATCCGCCCTTGATGATCCAGCGCGACAACCCCGATCGTGCCTCGTCCCGCTGATTCGGAAATCAGTTCTTTTTCCGCGACCACGCCTGCCATTGCTCGATTAAAGTTGCCCTCGCGCTCTTGAATCCATTCCTGTAAGCGCAGCTCGGTCATCGGATCGTAAAGCGGCAGTTGCAGTTCTCGCAAGAGTTCCGCAGAGCCAATATCAGACAGCACGCGATCGTCTGAAGTTTGTAGAAATAAGGCAAGCTCGATCGGGTTTTTGACTCGCGACGTATTAATCACGCCGCTGAATCGCTGCCGCGCTCCATCCATCAACGCCGCGCTCATACGGATTTGTCCATCGGATTGCAGCACTGATCCGGTTCCTGCATTAAATCGCGGATCGTCTTCGAGCAGTTGGCATCCGGTGACAACCGCTTCGGTTGCCGTTGCCCCTGCCAGGAGGAGTGCGTAGACTTCTTCCACAACCTTGTAGAGCGATCGCCGAACCGCTTCTGCGCCGCCTTTTCCCTTGAGCGAACTCCCGGCTCCCCCGTGAATGATCAGTTTGGGCTGAACGCGATCAACAGACATGAAAGAGACCTCGCACAAGACAGATAGCACAAAAGCTTATCATGTCTCAATCACATCGCAATCACAGGGATTCAGGTTTAGTTTGCGACTTGCGCTTGCGGCAGCGATCGGAGCAATATTTCACATCGTCCCAGCAGTCCGCCCATTTCTTGCGCCAGGTGAACGGTAAGCCACAAACAGGACACACTTTGGTCGGTAAATCAGATTTGGCACGATGGCGCGGCATAACAGATTCGAGACGTAAGATAGTTTATTTTAGAAGTCTATGTCAGAGATGCCTGCTCAAGTCCGAATTGTTCTCGTCGAGCCTGCGGGAGCGCTGAATGTCGGGTCGATCGCTCGGGTGATGAAAAATATGGGGTTGAGTCAGTTAGTGCTGGTGAATCCCCAGTGCGATCTGCAATCCGATGATGCGCGAAAAATGGCAATGCGGGCGATCGACGTTTTAGAAGCGGCACAGATTGTGGATTCGATTCCAGCAGCCTTAGTCGGCTGTCATCGCGCGATCGCCACCGCCGTTCGATCGCGCATTAATGCACCGCTAGAGCATCCCCGCGAGGCACTACCTTGGTTATTAGAACCTGGGCTGAATACGGCTTTGTTATTTGGCTCAGAAGATCGGGGACTGAGTAACGATGAATTGAAATACGCGCAGCGATTTGTTTATATCCCGACGAGCGATCAGTACCGATCGCTCAATCTCGCTCAAGCCGTCGCAATCTGCTGTTACGAACTGTTCCAAGTACCGCTACCCCCCCAACCCCAAACGATTCCCTGCTCGCTCGACGCGCTCGATCGCGCTTATCAACATCTCGAATCCGTGCTGCTTGAGATTGGATATCTGCAACCGCACACAGCAGCCAGTCGGATGGAAAAATTTCGCTATGTGTTCGATCGCGCCAATTTATCAGACGCTGAGCTTGCTCTGCTGCGGGGCGTTCTGCGACAGGTCGAATGGGCAAGCCGCGATCAGAAGGCTAAAGATTGATCGATCCGGACGGATCACTTTTCCGAAGTCAATGTAAAATCCCTAAAACATAGAGTAAATCAAGCGTCCTCAACTTCAAACCGATCGTTTGCCCGAATCTCGGTAAAATGTCGCTGAAATCTAACCTTGTTTGACCAACGGAGAAAAGCGTAAATGTGGGATGAAACTGACGAGCCAGCCGCATCAAATCCTAACCGCAGCGAACGATCAGCCTCTCGTTCACGTCGCCGCCCCCCAGAGGCATTACGCCCTCCGCAACCTCCGACTTCGCTGTCCTCGCGTCGGAGTGGCGATCGTCGTCGGGAGCGAACCCGACAGGAAACGAAGCCGCTGCGTAAAACCGCCCCAGAACGCCCGATTGCTCAATCCCGCGAATTTTCAACAACGGTGCGATCGTTTCGCACCCCCCCAGAACGCCCACCCGCTAGAGCCGAGCGCCGTCGGCTGGAAGTAGTGCCACCTCCAGAACCGCGTCGCCCACAGCCGCTCCGAAAACCGATCGTCCAAGTTCCCAAAAGCCGATCGGCATTAGCCGTTCTTTATGGCGCTCGACTGTTAATTCTGGGTATAGGAATCGGCGTGATTGTAGGCACAAGTTTATCCATCCTTGACCCAGCCAACCGATTCAGCGCCTCATCTCAACCTGAAAAACCCGAACAAGTTGCACCCTCGCCTCCTCCGCCTGTGGTTCAACTCGAACTCGGTCAGGAAATCACCGC
This genomic window from Cyanobacteria bacterium FACHB-DQ100 contains:
- a CDS encoding PAS domain S-box protein, encoding MTSQPFRSLSEHQRLPQPKTDTQYYKQYLETVCNNATLALFVMDERQQCVYMNPAAEKLTGYALSELQGRALHDVIHHTRPDGRPYPLCECPIDQVFPQNNQEQGEEVFVHRDGHFYPVAYTASPIREAGQTIGTVIEVRDITQEKLSEKAQQEANERERLLRQEAEAAKAQTEAVLRSITDAFAVFAHDWRYTYVNSAATELLQRSEAQLIGNRLWDVFPDLLGSSIEIEYHRAIQEQRTIEFEFFYPSRNRWYLNRVYPSATGASIFVTDITDRKQTEQALRDSETRFRSIFECNMIPIAIWEEERLSDANDAFLNLVGYTRSELESGQLSWRNLTPPEWAEQDSRAFTESVTQGYCTPFEKEYLHKDGRRIPILLGGGAFSIGLPSGICFAIDLSQLKQTEANLREADVLLSSALAAGSIYTWRWRIQEDLTFTNAALANLFGVDPEAAARGLPIKFFLDGMHPDDREPVSAAIQTAIATGEDYLAEYRVRSASGEERWVAARGRVEYDADGTPISFLGALSDITERKQTEAALREAEERLRLAIECANLGTWDFNLVTQQLTWDNGCKATFGLPNDAEVSYGRFETLLHPDDRDRSNQAVEAAIAPHSAGDLKLEYRVIRFSDGIQRWISAIGKALFDPSGRAIRLIGTVIDITEAKQREAERQKLLDREKLLREQAEQANRIKDEFLAVLSHELRTPLNPILGWVRMLKAGKCPPAKVPQALDTIERNAHLQTQLIEDLLDVSRVLQGKIMSNNDWVNLAETIAAASETVQLAAESKAIDLVFNLGATVGRVRGDANRLQQVIWNLLSNAVKFTPSGGRIEVILSQIGSEAEIQVRDTGKGIQAEVLPHIFERFWQADSSTTRQFGGLGLGLAIARHLVELHGGTISAESLGEDQGAIFTVRLPIAHTLEQPSSALEPVESQGDLAGLKILAVDDEADNLDFLVFLLETAGAIVRGVQSASSALEILSEFAPDILVSDIAMPDLDGYELIQQVRQKSEIPAIALTAYAGETNQRQILKAGFQRHLAKPVDVDELVNAIVSLLKR
- the rimM gene encoding ribosome maturation factor RimM; the protein is MGYLEIGKIVAAQGLKGELRVYPNTDFPERFEEPGQRWLLRPNQTEPEPIELVSGRYLDGKGLYVIQLKGIHDRNAAEALRDCKLLVPDTDRLELEEGEFHVADLIGLSVYEQATQELIGTVSDVIPAGHDLLQVTKTIEDGKNRQILIPFVEAIVPIVDLDRHRIEITPPPGLLDL
- a CDS encoding valine--pyruvate transaminase; its protein translation is MNPALSQLGTEMSRLSGVRAIMKDIIETLRAGAGQSFINLSAGNPVILPEVEQLWRDCTAELLASPEYGEVVCRYGASQGYQPLIDAIVQDFNQRYGLNLSDRNVLITPGSQSLYFYAANAFGGYTASGELRKIVLPLSPDYTGYGGVTLTPEALIAYKPELEIDQENHRFKYRPNFNQLQIDEQTGCVIFSRPCNPTGNVLSNDEVNKITSLAAIHDVPVLIDSAYAPPFPALNFTEMAPLFGGNVVHCMSLSKAGLPGERIGIAIGEPAIIQALECFQTNLCIHSPRYGQAIAARAIQSGQLADIAVNVIRPFYQRKIAIVEATLDRTLPRSLPWFLHRGEGAIFAWLWLDELPISDWEFYQELKKVGVIVVPGSTFFPGLREEWQHKQQCLRISLTGTDAELQTAMERLAQVAQQVYGS
- a CDS encoding isoaspartyl peptidase/L-asparaginase, yielding MSVDRVQPKLIIHGGAGSSLKGKGGAEAVRRSLYKVVEEVYALLLAGATATEAVVTGCQLLEDDPRFNAGTGSVLQSDGQIRMSAALMDGARQRFSGVINTSRVKNPIELALFLQTSDDRVLSDIGSAELLRELQLPLYDPMTELRLQEWIQEREGNFNRAMAGVVAEKELISESAGRGTIGVVALDHQGRIAVGTSTGGKGFERIGRVSDSAMPAGNYANADAAISCTGIGEDIIDECLAARIVIRVTDGQSLANSLEKSFGEAYRNRRDLGAIGLSAEGSIGWGKTSEVLLAAYHTGDRIGDTLDLPTNLQTGTV
- a CDS encoding DUF2256 domain-containing protein translates to MPRHRAKSDLPTKVCPVCGLPFTWRKKWADCWDDVKYCSDRCRKRKSQTKPESL
- a CDS encoding RNA methyltransferase, whose translation is MPAQVRIVLVEPAGALNVGSIARVMKNMGLSQLVLVNPQCDLQSDDARKMAMRAIDVLEAAQIVDSIPAALVGCHRAIATAVRSRINAPLEHPREALPWLLEPGLNTALLFGSEDRGLSNDELKYAQRFVYIPTSDQYRSLNLAQAVAICCYELFQVPLPPQPQTIPCSLDALDRAYQHLESVLLEIGYLQPHTAASRMEKFRYVFDRANLSDAELALLRGVLRQVEWASRDQKAKD